The window CAGAGAAAAAGGAAGTTAGAGCAAGAGATATAATTCATGACAGCGGCGTTGAGATTATGAACCCTGACCATTATATTGCTGTACTGAGTGATGAAGCAAGATTGTATATGACCATGAAAGCGAGAATCGGCAGGGGCTATGTGCGCGGAGAGTTGAATTACGATGAGAATGAACCAATAGGAACCATACCTATTGATGCAGTATTCTCACCAATAAGAAAGGTAAGTTATAACGTTACACCTGCAAGGGTTGGCGAGAGAACCGATTATGACAAATTGACCATGGAAATATGGACGAATGGGAGTGTGGATCCGTTAGATGCACTCTCTTTTGCGGCAAAGATTTTAAAAGAACAGATGCGTATTTTTATAAACTTTGAAGATATTGAAGATATAATCATTGCAGATGGAAAACTGATTGAAAAACAGGATTTTAACGAGAACATGTACAGGAGTGTAGAGGAGTTGGAGCTTTCTGTCAGAAGTGCAAATTGTTTGAAGAATGCGGATATTAAATACATCGGTGAACTTGTTCAGAAAACGGAGCAGGAAATACTAACAACCAAAAATTT is drawn from Pseudomonadota bacterium and contains these coding sequences:
- a CDS encoding DNA-directed RNA polymerase subunit alpha; this encodes MFEKNWQELIRPTKIEIEKKESNYVKFSSEPFERGYGVTIGNSLRRTLLSSIMGGAITSVWIDGIDHEFSTIRGVKEDVTEIILNLKKVILRISDDKPKELKIDIAEKKEVRARDIIHDSGVEIMNPDHYIAVLSDEARLYMTMKARIGRGYVRGELNYDENEPIGTIPIDAVFSPIRKVSYNVTPARVGERTDYDKLTMEIWTNGSVDPLDALSFAAKILKEQMRIFINFEDIEDIIIADGKLIEKQDFNENMYRSVEELELSVRSANCLKNADIKYIGELVQKTEQEILTTKNFGRKSLNEIKEILSYMGLRLGIKLESFPSRDDLDKMALKRKDHI